One window of the Chryseotalea sp. WA131a genome contains the following:
- a CDS encoding IS1380 family transposase produces MEHHYTDKLVTAWGGMKEMKILIDQTGISKKLAELGLPESKSNNRIDAVGIIESFWVGIWIGCFRFSHTAVVRVDEVLRQIFGWKRVASGTTFGRFFKKFTPSMNHQIFIELYTWFFEQIQFDNYTLDMDSSVITRYGEQEGSKKGYNPKKPGRGSHHPLFAFVNDIRMVANCWNRSGNTGSNSNCIHFLEETFAILKNKTVGLFRADSGFCTGTVLDFIEQRNIPYVIACKLYANLQASIYGITQWNAIGEGLWVSEINYQQGGWGKARRIVVIKQSEEIRARATGKKLKTLFSSMGIADEKVYRKRYHAFVTNQALPATEIWEQYKRRGDAENRIKELKEDFGTEGFCMDSFCATETAMRFVMVAYNLMSLFRQITHQKQPQPKLSTLRFNCFAVGSWVEQEAQKWVLKMSVPLKRRQWYDGLFSNVQKINLPLSLTG; encoded by the coding sequence ATGGAACACCACTATACCGATAAATTAGTAACAGCGTGGGGCGGGATGAAAGAGATGAAAATATTGATTGACCAAACTGGGATCAGCAAGAAGTTGGCCGAGCTTGGTTTGCCTGAGAGCAAGAGTAACAACCGGATAGATGCCGTGGGTATAATAGAGAGTTTTTGGGTGGGCATCTGGATTGGTTGCTTTCGTTTTAGTCACACAGCGGTGGTGCGGGTTGATGAAGTGTTGCGCCAGATATTTGGATGGAAGCGGGTTGCTTCGGGGACCACCTTCGGGCGGTTCTTTAAAAAGTTTACGCCCTCAATGAACCACCAAATTTTCATTGAACTGTACACGTGGTTTTTTGAGCAGATCCAATTCGACAATTATACGTTGGATATGGACAGCAGTGTGATCACCCGTTACGGGGAACAGGAAGGCAGCAAAAAAGGGTACAACCCCAAGAAGCCTGGCCGTGGCAGCCATCATCCCTTGTTTGCTTTTGTCAATGACATACGCATGGTGGCCAATTGCTGGAACCGCAGCGGCAATACAGGGAGCAACAGCAACTGCATCCATTTTTTAGAAGAGACCTTTGCCATCCTCAAAAACAAAACAGTAGGGTTGTTCAGGGCCGATAGTGGGTTTTGTACCGGTACAGTCTTGGATTTCATTGAGCAGAGAAATATCCCCTACGTCATTGCCTGTAAGCTGTATGCCAATTTACAAGCCAGCATTTATGGTATCACCCAATGGAATGCGATAGGCGAAGGCTTATGGGTATCGGAAATAAACTACCAGCAAGGCGGCTGGGGCAAAGCCCGTAGGATTGTGGTCATCAAACAAAGTGAAGAAATCAGGGCCAGGGCAACGGGTAAGAAGCTCAAGACATTATTCAGCAGCATGGGCATAGCGGACGAAAAAGTGTACCGCAAAAGGTACCATGCCTTTGTCACTAACCAAGCCCTGCCGGCAACAGAAATATGGGAACAATATAAGCGCAGGGGTGATGCCGAAAACAGGATCAAGGAGTTGAAAGAAGATTTCGGTACAGAAGGCTTTTGCATGGATAGTTTTTGTGCTACTGAAACAGCTATGCGCTTTGTGATGGTAGCCTATAATTTGATGAGCCTGTTCCGCCAAATAACCCATCAAAAACAGCCACAGCCCAAGCTTTCCACATTAAGGTTCAACTGCTTTGCAGTTGGAAGTTGGGTGGAGCAGGAAGCCCAAAAATGGGTACTGAAAATGTCCGTCCCACTCAAAAGAAGGCAATGGTATGATGGATTATTCTCAAATGTCCAAAAAATAAACCTGCCACTAAGTCTGACTGGATAG
- a CDS encoding GIY-YIG nuclease family protein: MAFIVYILFSESCQKFYSGQTHDFENRLIEHNSGETKSIRSCAPWRPVWTKVVYTRLEAVALEKKIKSRGAARFLADIGASI, translated from the coding sequence ATGGCGTTCATAGTTTATATACTCTTCAGCGAGTCCTGCCAAAAATTCTACAGCGGCCAGACGCATGATTTTGAGAATAGGCTAATTGAACATAACAGTGGCGAAACAAAATCCATTAGGTCTTGTGCACCATGGAGGCCCGTTTGGACAAAAGTGGTCTACACACGGTTAGAGGCTGTCGCGCTGGAAAAGAAAATAAAATCGAGGGGAGCGGCAAGGTTCCTGGCTGACATAGGTGCCTCTATTTAG
- a CDS encoding GIY-YIG nuclease family protein, which translates to MAFIVYILFSESCQKFYSGQTHDFENRLIEHNSSETKSIRSCAPWRPVWTKVVCTRLEAVALEKKIKSRGAARFLADIGASI; encoded by the coding sequence ATGGCGTTCATAGTTTATATACTCTTCAGCGAGTCCTGCCAAAAATTCTACAGCGGCCAGACGCATGATTTTGAGAATAGGCTAATTGAACATAACAGTAGCGAAACAAAATCCATTAGGTCTTGTGCGCCATGGAGGCCCGTTTGGACAAAAGTGGTCTGCACACGGTTAGAGGCTGTCGCGCTGGAAAAGAAAATAAAATCGAGGGGAGCGGCAAGGTTCCTGGCTGACATAGGTGCCTCTATTTAG
- a CDS encoding VWA domain-containing protein — MIFFRSLGWFEVVLAILFVGFYLLYILKLWRISRILKTPFYTIILKLGIRITLFALLIIAYLGPSFGSSKREIKSVGKDIMICVDLSKSMDAFDVPPTRLEKIKYEMKKIVAAFNSDRVGVIIFSSEAFMQCPLTFDQNALNLFIETMNTSLVPSSGTDFAPALKMALKKLDEETTSSAQQKSKVIILISDGEDFGEETSEIAREVEDQEIKLFTLGVGTEKGSQIQTGRGYKTDNSGNVVVSKLNATSLKSLASKTNGQYFEINESRNDVNRLISTIGKIEGELRDARTVDVSANRYFYFLLAALILLVLDLLVSIKTVTI, encoded by the coding sequence GTGATTTTCTTTCGCTCGCTCGGTTGGTTTGAGGTGGTTCTGGCAATTTTATTTGTAGGGTTCTACCTTCTTTACATCCTAAAACTTTGGCGAATAAGTCGAATATTAAAAACCCCGTTCTATACAATCATCCTAAAATTAGGTATCCGAATAACCTTATTCGCCCTGCTCATTATTGCCTATTTGGGACCATCGTTTGGCTCCTCCAAACGCGAAATCAAATCGGTTGGCAAAGACATTATGATTTGTGTGGATCTCTCCAAATCTATGGATGCCTTTGACGTTCCACCTACGCGATTGGAGAAAATCAAATACGAGATGAAAAAGATTGTGGCTGCTTTTAATTCCGATCGAGTTGGCGTGATCATCTTTTCATCAGAAGCGTTTATGCAATGCCCCCTTACCTTTGATCAGAATGCGCTCAACCTTTTTATTGAAACCATGAATACCAGCTTGGTGCCCTCCTCCGGCACTGATTTTGCGCCAGCTTTAAAAATGGCTTTAAAAAAACTGGATGAAGAAACCACTAGTTCTGCCCAACAAAAATCAAAAGTGATAATCTTAATTAGCGATGGCGAAGACTTTGGTGAAGAAACAAGCGAAATTGCACGCGAAGTGGAAGACCAAGAAATAAAGCTGTTCACTCTTGGCGTTGGCACCGAAAAAGGAAGCCAGATTCAAACCGGGCGGGGATACAAAACAGACAATAGCGGAAATGTAGTTGTATCAAAATTGAATGCAACTTCGTTAAAGTCGTTGGCCAGCAAAACGAATGGTCAATATTTTGAAATTAATGAGAGCAGAAACGATGTAAACCGATTGATTAGCACCATCGGCAAGATTGAAGGCGAGCTGCGCGATGCGCGCACCGTAGACGTTTCGGCCAATCGCTATTTTTACTTTTTGTTGGCTGCCTTAATTTTGTTGGTGTTGGATTTATTGGTAAGCATAAAAACCGTAACGATATGA
- a CDS encoding alpha/beta hydrolase: MVKKITRIFGYSLGSILLIILLLSIAWNQSDIPVAELEKKYFVPGSSYLAIGPDKIHVRQQGAGHPVFLLHGSFASLHTWHAWEKELSQHYHTISLDFPGHGLTGPSASARYSTDDYEKLVFEIADQLNIDSFYVAGNSMGGLVAWKMALHNPGRVKKLILVDAAGFWKISTDSVSKAQSRPFIFKLLQNDWVANAVVKITPKFLFRYNLKQVYGDPAKVKEEDVDRFYDLMMRAGNRLATTQRLRQPGKNLQDSIRSIKVPTLIMWGEKDAWIPVINAYQFKDAISNSKLLIFDGAGHVPMEEIPEQSVREALSFLQQKPW, encoded by the coding sequence ATGGTCAAAAAAATCACCCGTATTTTTGGGTATTCACTTGGCTCAATTCTGTTGATTATTCTTTTACTCAGCATTGCGTGGAACCAATCTGATATTCCGGTTGCAGAATTAGAAAAAAAGTATTTTGTACCCGGTAGTTCTTACCTCGCAATTGGGCCCGACAAAATTCATGTACGCCAACAAGGTGCGGGGCATCCTGTTTTTTTATTGCACGGAAGTTTTGCATCGCTTCACACTTGGCATGCGTGGGAAAAAGAACTCAGCCAACATTATCACACCATCTCATTGGATTTTCCCGGTCACGGATTGACAGGGCCTTCTGCATCGGCCAGGTATTCAACTGATGATTATGAAAAACTTGTATTCGAAATTGCCGATCAACTAAACATCGATTCGTTTTATGTTGCTGGCAACTCCATGGGTGGTTTAGTTGCGTGGAAGATGGCATTGCATAACCCGGGTCGCGTAAAGAAATTAATTCTGGTGGATGCTGCAGGTTTCTGGAAGATTTCAACCGACAGCGTTTCCAAAGCGCAAAGCCGGCCATTTATTTTTAAGTTGCTCCAAAATGATTGGGTTGCCAATGCAGTCGTAAAAATCACTCCTAAATTTTTGTTTCGTTATAACTTAAAACAAGTGTATGGCGATCCTGCCAAGGTAAAAGAAGAGGACGTAGATCGATTCTATGATCTGATGATGCGAGCGGGCAACCGACTGGCAACTACGCAGCGGCTGCGTCAGCCTGGCAAAAATTTACAAGACAGCATCCGTTCTATTAAAGTACCAACATTGATTATGTGGGGAGAGAAAGACGCCTGGATTCCCGTTATCAATGCCTATCAATTTAAGGATGCTATATCCAATTCAAAGCTATTGATTTTTGATGGTGCTGGCCACGTGCCTATGGAAGAAATCCCGGAGCAATCGGTGAGAGAAGCCCTAAGTTTTTTACAGCAGAAACCATGGTAA
- a CDS encoding transketolase family protein: protein MTKYTFTEKKDTRSGFGAGLQELGKSNPDVVALCADLTGSLKMDAFKKDFPDRFFQVGIAEANMMGLAAGMTIGGKIPFTGTFANFSTGRVYDQIRQSIAYSGKNVKICASHAGLTLGEDGATHQILEDIGMMKMLPGMTVIVPCDYNQTKAATLALGSHVGPAYLRFGRPSWPIFTAPDRPFTIGKADKMIDGKDVTIFATGHLVWHAIEAESKLEEAGISAEVINIHTIKPLDIEAVLASVQKTKCVVTCEEHQMNGGLGDSIAQVLGRLYPAPVEMVAVHDSFGESGTPTQLLKKYGLSPEDIVKAVEKVLKRK from the coding sequence ATGACCAAATATACTTTTACTGAAAAGAAAGACACACGGTCTGGCTTTGGTGCCGGCCTTCAAGAACTAGGAAAATCTAACCCAGATGTGGTGGCACTTTGTGCCGACCTTACAGGTTCCCTTAAAATGGATGCTTTTAAGAAAGACTTTCCTGATCGGTTCTTTCAAGTAGGCATAGCCGAAGCCAATATGATGGGCCTGGCAGCAGGCATGACCATTGGTGGGAAGATCCCTTTTACGGGTACCTTTGCCAACTTTTCTACAGGTCGAGTGTATGATCAGATTCGGCAATCAATCGCTTACTCAGGTAAAAATGTTAAGATTTGCGCCTCTCATGCAGGGCTTACATTAGGAGAAGATGGTGCGACCCACCAAATACTAGAAGACATTGGTATGATGAAAATGTTGCCAGGCATGACGGTGATCGTGCCTTGTGACTACAATCAGACCAAAGCCGCTACCCTTGCCTTGGGCAGCCATGTGGGGCCTGCCTACTTACGTTTTGGAAGACCCAGTTGGCCGATTTTTACTGCCCCTGATAGACCCTTTACCATTGGAAAGGCAGATAAGATGATTGATGGTAAAGATGTGACCATCTTTGCAACGGGGCATTTGGTGTGGCATGCTATTGAGGCGGAAAGCAAATTGGAAGAAGCTGGAATAAGTGCCGAAGTAATAAACATCCATACCATTAAGCCGTTGGATATTGAAGCCGTGCTGGCATCCGTTCAAAAGACAAAGTGTGTGGTTACCTGCGAAGAACATCAGATGAATGGAGGCTTAGGCGATAGCATTGCACAAGTACTGGGTCGCCTCTACCCTGCCCCAGTAGAAATGGTGGCCGTTCATGATAGCTTTGGCGAGAGCGGAACGCCTACGCAGTTGTTGAAGAAATACGGATTGTCGCCCGAAGATATTGTAAAGGCTGTAGAGAAAGTACTTAAAAGAAAGTAG
- a CDS encoding neutral/alkaline non-lysosomal ceramidase N-terminal domain-containing protein: MRKPLKFFSYTLAVIALLAISLIAPIDRTPLEEQSFYQEMMKELDTLRLKKYPATKKLIIGWSEFNITPHYSMPMAGYTPKDKFDSVHDSLFCRVLYINNGGIQSFIISMDLMLFPPILKQKLDEYVAQYKKNYFLYLSATHTHSAIGGWDKSLVGKFTIGNYHEKWVESTTQEIIKQLEIAKHSSLPSSLYYWETDASELVQNRLDRNGKTDGWLRGIKMLRQDSSRAIVATFSGHPTTLDLLGTTLSGDYPAELVKQFKQGGYQFGMFMAGMVGSHRIVGFEGDQFHKTDSIAKILATKINHSKQFTMNSDSVSIITRHIPIQFGPSQLHFAKNWKARNWAFCSLLEPLKGEFTYLQIGNIIFMGTPCDFSGELYADADFNKWCEQNNKHLIITSFNGNYIGYVTADQHYDKNEEEVMALNWVGPSFGRYFTTCIQKMVLKNE; this comes from the coding sequence TTGAGAAAGCCATTAAAATTCTTTTCGTACACACTAGCAGTGATTGCACTGTTAGCGATTTCCTTAATTGCACCAATCGATCGCACACCCCTTGAAGAACAAAGTTTCTACCAAGAAATGATGAAGGAGTTGGATACGCTTCGGCTAAAAAAGTACCCGGCCACTAAAAAATTAATAATTGGATGGAGCGAATTCAATATCACCCCACATTATTCCATGCCCATGGCGGGCTATACGCCAAAAGATAAATTCGATAGCGTACACGATTCGTTGTTCTGTCGGGTTTTGTATATAAACAATGGAGGTATTCAATCGTTTATCATCTCCATGGATTTGATGCTCTTCCCCCCGATCCTCAAACAAAAACTAGATGAGTACGTAGCGCAATACAAAAAAAATTACTTTTTGTATTTATCTGCCACCCACACGCACAGTGCCATTGGTGGATGGGATAAAAGTTTGGTAGGTAAATTTACCATTGGCAACTATCACGAAAAATGGGTGGAATCAACCACTCAAGAAATTATCAAGCAACTGGAAATTGCCAAACACTCTTCCCTTCCATCCTCTTTATACTACTGGGAAACTGATGCGAGCGAGTTAGTACAAAATCGATTGGATAGAAATGGCAAAACCGATGGCTGGCTGCGCGGAATTAAAATGCTACGGCAAGATAGCAGCCGCGCCATCGTTGCAACATTTAGCGGCCACCCCACTACCCTTGATTTGCTGGGTACAACCTTGTCGGGCGACTACCCAGCAGAATTGGTGAAGCAATTCAAACAGGGGGGTTATCAATTCGGCATGTTCATGGCGGGCATGGTGGGCAGTCACCGGATTGTTGGCTTTGAGGGAGATCAGTTTCACAAAACCGATTCCATCGCCAAAATATTGGCCACCAAAATAAACCATTCAAAACAGTTTACCATGAACTCAGATTCTGTTAGCATCATTACCAGACACATCCCGATTCAGTTTGGTCCATCACAATTACACTTTGCCAAAAACTGGAAGGCGCGCAATTGGGCTTTCTGTTCACTCCTTGAACCGTTGAAAGGTGAGTTTACCTATTTACAAATCGGCAATATCATCTTCATGGGCACACCGTGCGATTTTTCGGGAGAGCTTTATGCCGATGCTGATTTTAATAAATGGTGCGAGCAAAACAACAAGCACCTTATTATCACCAGTTTCAATGGCAATTACATTGGCTATGTTACCGCTGATCAGCATTACGATAAAAACGAAGAAGAGGTGATGGCACTCAATTGGGTGGGGCCCTCTTTCGGAAGGTATTTTACAACGTGCATTCAAAAAATGGTATTGAAGAATGAATGA
- the nagB gene encoding glucosamine-6-phosphate deaminase, translated as MSSPTLANQSKSLRLNLLEETRFEKLPVTVYKDQHVASKVVAQRIASLIRQKQKAGTFAILGLATGATPVGVYAELVRMHKEENLSFQNVITFNLDEYFPMQPEAAQSYVSFMGEHLFNHVDIQRENIHIPDGTVSKEQIATFCLEYERKIESLGGLDIQILGIGRTGHIGFNEPGSAPNSGTRLVTLDDLTRRDAARDFGGKANVPTKAITMGIGTIFKAKEIILMAWSKKKASIIKKAVEGEISGEVPATYLQLSQNIEFVLDEDAASDLTRFNIPWLVKDCVWDEALIKKAVIWLSGVVKKPVLKLTEEDYNNHGMAQLVVERGSAYNINIHIFNKLQHTITGWPGGKAGADDSQRPERANPPQKRAIVFSPHPDDDVISMGGTFIRLVDQGHDVHVAYQTSGNTAVWDDDVLRYMEFAIDYSDSLGTDSKKLKAVYADARSFIEKKQPNQTDSQEIRNVKAFIRKSEAIAGARYAGLKDSNIHFMALPFYETGKTKKNPVSQVDVDLTMELLQKIKPHQIFAAGDFADPNGTHIVCFKIITEALAKLKNESWTKDCWLWIYRGAWHEFETHEIEMAVPLSPQEVERKRYAIFKHQSQKDRPVFPGDDAREFWLRAEERNRETAQNYDKLGLANYEAMEAFVRWRF; from the coding sequence ATGTCATCACCTACACTTGCCAATCAATCCAAATCGCTTCGACTAAATCTTTTAGAAGAAACCCGCTTCGAAAAACTTCCGGTAACGGTTTACAAAGATCAACACGTTGCCTCCAAAGTAGTGGCGCAGCGCATCGCCAGCCTCATCCGACAAAAGCAAAAAGCTGGAACCTTTGCCATACTTGGGTTGGCAACAGGCGCCACCCCGGTGGGCGTGTATGCAGAATTGGTACGCATGCACAAAGAAGAAAACCTCAGCTTCCAAAACGTGATCACGTTTAATTTGGATGAATACTTCCCTATGCAACCCGAGGCAGCACAAAGTTATGTGAGCTTTATGGGCGAGCACCTGTTCAATCATGTAGACATTCAACGCGAAAACATTCACATACCCGATGGCACGGTATCGAAAGAGCAAATTGCCACCTTCTGCTTAGAGTACGAGCGAAAGATTGAATCTCTCGGTGGATTGGATATACAAATACTCGGTATCGGACGAACAGGCCATATTGGTTTTAACGAACCAGGCTCTGCACCCAACTCAGGCACGCGCTTGGTAACATTAGATGACCTTACCCGCAGAGATGCTGCCCGCGACTTTGGCGGTAAAGCAAACGTGCCAACGAAGGCGATTACCATGGGCATTGGCACCATCTTCAAAGCCAAAGAAATCATTTTGATGGCTTGGAGCAAGAAAAAAGCGTCCATCATCAAGAAAGCAGTGGAAGGCGAAATCTCTGGTGAAGTGCCAGCTACCTACTTGCAGCTTTCCCAAAATATAGAATTTGTATTGGACGAAGATGCGGCCTCTGACCTCACCCGTTTCAATATCCCCTGGTTGGTGAAAGATTGCGTGTGGGATGAAGCTCTCATCAAAAAAGCGGTGATATGGCTTTCTGGGGTGGTAAAAAAGCCCGTGCTGAAACTCACCGAAGAAGATTACAACAACCACGGCATGGCGCAGTTGGTGGTAGAGCGTGGCTCTGCGTATAACATCAACATCCATATCTTCAACAAGCTGCAGCATACCATCACTGGTTGGCCAGGAGGGAAAGCGGGCGCGGATGACTCGCAGCGACCCGAGCGTGCCAACCCTCCACAGAAGAGAGCCATCGTCTTCTCTCCGCACCCCGATGACGATGTAATCTCCATGGGAGGTACGTTTATTCGGTTGGTAGATCAAGGCCATGATGTTCACGTAGCATATCAAACATCTGGCAATACTGCGGTATGGGATGATGACGTGCTTCGCTATATGGAGTTTGCTATTGACTACTCTGACAGTTTGGGTACAGACAGTAAAAAACTGAAGGCCGTGTATGCGGATGCCCGTAGCTTTATTGAGAAAAAGCAGCCCAACCAAACTGACTCGCAAGAGATACGAAATGTAAAGGCCTTCATCCGCAAGAGCGAAGCGATTGCAGGCGCACGATACGCAGGGTTGAAAGACTCCAACATTCACTTTATGGCGTTGCCATTTTACGAAACGGGCAAAACAAAAAAGAACCCCGTTTCGCAAGTAGATGTTGACCTGACGATGGAACTGTTACAAAAAATTAAGCCGCATCAAATTTTTGCCGCAGGCGATTTTGCCGATCCCAACGGAACGCACATTGTATGCTTCAAAATCATTACGGAAGCCTTGGCGAAACTGAAAAACGAAAGCTGGACAAAAGACTGCTGGCTGTGGATATACCGTGGCGCGTGGCACGAGTTTGAAACACATGAAATTGAAATGGCCGTTCCGTTATCACCACAAGAAGTGGAGCGCAAGCGTTACGCCATTTTCAAACACCAATCACAAAAAGACCGGCCTGTGTTCCCTGGCGATGACGCACGCGAATTTTGGCTACGTGCCGAAGAGCGCAACCGCGAGACCGCACAAAACTATGACAAACTTGGACTGGCGAACTACGAAGCAATGGAAGCGTTTGTGAGGTGGAGGTTTTGA
- a CDS encoding GMC family oxidoreductase: MPDLQIKKNPKTYDVCIVGSGAGGGMAAYVLAKAGVKVALLEAGPLYDPAKNVTQLKFPYESPRRGASTSFRPFGDFDAAYGGWEIDGEPYTQKNGTKFDWFRSRMLGGRTNHWGRISLRFGPNDFKHKSIDGLGEDWPIGYDDVAPYYDKIDKLIGVFGTKEGIYNEPDGIFLPPPKPRLHELFVKDAATSLGVKVIPSRLSILTQKINDERGACFYCSQCNRGCTVYGDFSSSSVLVKPAINTGNVDVIANAMAREVLTNEKGDATGVSYVSKDDMQEYQISARIVILAASAGESARLLLNSKSAAHPNGLANASNVVGKYLHDSTGVAMGGVLPKLFNRKRYNEDGVGGLHLYSPWWLDNKKLNFPRGYHIEYWGGMGMPSYGFGGGIQNLNGKYPGADGRMKPAGGYGASLKSDYRFYYGASFGMAGRGEAIAREDNYCEIDPNVVDKYGIPVLRFHYKWSDYEIQQAKHMQETFQEIIHKMGGDITWGIKGAEDNYGLETPGRIIHEVGTVRMGNDKKKSALNAFNQAHDCKNLFVVDGGPFVSQADKNPTWTILALSMRASEYIIEEMKKQNL; encoded by the coding sequence ATGCCCGATTTACAAATCAAAAAAAATCCTAAGACCTACGATGTATGCATTGTAGGCTCAGGTGCTGGTGGAGGCATGGCCGCCTATGTATTGGCCAAAGCTGGGGTAAAGGTTGCCTTGCTAGAGGCCGGCCCGCTATACGACCCCGCCAAAAATGTAACTCAACTAAAATTTCCGTATGAATCTCCTCGCAGGGGTGCGAGCACATCATTTCGCCCTTTCGGGGATTTTGATGCAGCCTATGGCGGATGGGAAATTGACGGTGAGCCTTATACCCAAAAAAATGGAACCAAGTTCGATTGGTTTCGCTCACGTATGTTGGGAGGGCGCACTAACCACTGGGGAAGAATTTCTTTGCGCTTTGGCCCCAATGATTTCAAACATAAAAGCATTGATGGATTAGGTGAAGATTGGCCGATTGGCTATGACGATGTTGCACCTTACTATGATAAAATAGATAAACTGATCGGTGTGTTTGGCACGAAAGAGGGAATCTACAACGAGCCAGACGGAATATTTTTGCCCCCACCAAAGCCTCGCTTGCACGAGTTGTTTGTGAAAGATGCCGCTACCTCACTTGGTGTAAAAGTCATTCCCTCTCGCCTATCGATTCTTACACAAAAAATAAACGATGAGCGGGGTGCTTGTTTCTATTGCTCACAGTGTAACCGTGGTTGCACCGTGTACGGTGATTTCTCGTCATCCTCAGTGCTCGTAAAACCTGCTATTAACACGGGCAATGTAGATGTGATCGCCAATGCCATGGCGCGCGAAGTGTTGACAAACGAAAAAGGAGATGCTACAGGCGTATCGTATGTAAGCAAAGACGATATGCAAGAGTATCAAATCAGCGCAAGAATTGTAATCTTGGCTGCCAGTGCGGGAGAGTCGGCCCGGTTGCTGCTGAACTCAAAATCGGCTGCACATCCCAACGGATTAGCCAACGCCAGTAATGTAGTGGGTAAATATTTGCACGACAGCACAGGTGTGGCCATGGGCGGTGTGCTACCAAAGTTGTTCAATCGAAAGCGCTACAATGAAGATGGTGTGGGTGGTTTGCATTTGTATTCTCCTTGGTGGCTCGATAACAAGAAATTAAATTTTCCCCGCGGTTATCATATTGAATATTGGGGAGGTATGGGTATGCCGAGCTATGGATTTGGCGGTGGCATTCAAAATTTAAATGGAAAATACCCGGGCGCAGATGGAAGAATGAAACCAGCCGGAGGGTACGGTGCATCGCTGAAGTCAGATTACAGATTTTATTACGGTGCAAGTTTTGGAATGGCCGGTCGTGGTGAAGCGATTGCGCGAGAAGATAATTATTGCGAGATCGATCCGAATGTGGTGGACAAGTACGGCATTCCTGTTTTACGTTTTCACTACAAGTGGAGCGACTACGAAATTCAGCAAGCCAAGCACATGCAGGAAACCTTTCAAGAAATCATCCACAAAATGGGTGGTGATATTACGTGGGGAATCAAAGGTGCGGAAGACAATTATGGACTGGAAACACCGGGAAGGATCATTCACGAAGTAGGCACCGTGCGCATGGGCAACGACAAAAAGAAATCGGCCTTGAATGCGTTTAACCAAGCACATGATTGTAAAAATTTGTTTGTGGTAGATGGCGGCCCCTTTGTATCGCAAGCTGATAAAAATCCCACATGGACGATCCTCGCCCTTTCCATGAGAGCCAGCGAGTATATTATTGAAGAGATGAAGAAACAGAATCTCTGA
- a CDS encoding gluconate 2-dehydrogenase subunit 3 family protein produces the protein MDRRKYLKTLAVGTLSTGVLLQSCDTPKKEEAPDLSKVTGGFDRQPDEISHFKKISAEKFFDEHEMKTITILVAIIIPKDDVSGSATEAGVPDFIEFIVKDMPRHQTPMRGGLKWLDIQCMKLYTKAFSDCTPTQQIEMVDEIAFPEKAKPDMTQGVAFFNLLRDLTATGFYTSKIGLADMGYVGNKPNQWDGVPQEVLDQYGLKYDERTLAESVKFS, from the coding sequence ATGGACAGAAGAAAATATTTAAAAACCCTCGCAGTTGGCACGCTTTCAACGGGTGTGTTGCTGCAATCGTGCGATACACCCAAAAAGGAGGAAGCACCAGATTTGAGTAAAGTCACAGGTGGTTTTGATCGACAACCAGATGAGATCTCGCACTTCAAAAAAATCTCGGCAGAGAAATTCTTTGACGAGCATGAGATGAAAACCATTACCATTTTGGTGGCCATCATCATCCCAAAAGATGATGTTTCGGGTAGTGCCACCGAAGCAGGTGTTCCTGACTTCATCGAGTTCATCGTGAAAGACATGCCGCGACATCAGACCCCCATGCGTGGTGGTTTGAAGTGGTTGGACATTCAGTGCATGAAGCTTTACACAAAAGCATTTAGTGATTGCACACCAACTCAACAAATAGAAATGGTAGATGAGATCGCCTTCCCTGAAAAAGCAAAACCTGACATGACGCAAGGCGTGGCCTTCTTCAATTTACTTCGTGATTTAACGGCTACCGGATTTTACACGAGCAAAATCGGATTGGCTGATATGGGCTATGTAGGTAATAAGCCCAATCAGTGGGATGGCGTTCCGCAAGAGGTACTGGATCAATACGGGTTGAAGTACGATGAACGGACGTTAGCGGAGAGTGTGAAGTTTAGTTAG